A segment of the Capricornis sumatraensis isolate serow.1 chromosome 8, serow.2, whole genome shotgun sequence genome:
AGTGTGAATCCCCAGGCAGAGGAATTCAGCTTCCACAGATGCAAGAATCACAGCAGTAAAAAGTTACTGAATCCCTATTCCGCATAAGGCCATAAGAATCTAACACTGTGGTTATTGTTATTAGATCAGAAAAAAAGGGCACGTTTTGTCTTCAAGATTGTGCAGGCTAGCCTGAGAGAAAGGCAAAGAGTAAATATATGTCAAATGAAAGGACCACCTGTGTGGTGTTGATTGGATGTGGTCTGAGTTTAGAGGGAGTGGTTGGGGTTGATCAAGAAGGAACTCTTGGAGAAGGGGGTGCTCAGACTGGGTTTGAAGAGACTAGAGAGCTTTTCAATTGAAGGCAccaggacttccttggaggtccagtgctTATGACTCTGGGCTTCGAATGCAGGAGGTACtttttcaatccctggtcatagAGTGAATATCCCGCATATCATGTAGCGCAGGAAAAAGTATCAAATGCAGGCACCTCTGAGAACAAAGACTGTGAGAACAAAGGCATGGTGATCCGAAAGTGATTTTAGGAGACATGTGACACCCAGAGGGAGGCGGCAGTGTGGAAATCGAGTGGAGCCAGATCTGTACTAACCCACCCCTCCTGGTCCCCATAGATGGCCTACGTGGGTAACATCACCATTGGAACACCCCCTCAGGAGTTCCAGGTCATCTTTGACACAGGCTCAGCTGACTTGTGGGTGCCTTCCATCAGCTGTGTCAGTCCAGCCTGTTGTGAGTACAAACACCCCCCAATCCACCCATCTTTTACTTGCCCTCTCCACCCTTATCCACTCTTCTCTCCACCCTGACTCTCCCTTCTCCACCCTTGGCACCTGACTGAcactcatctcctgtgtctgcagATACACACAAAACCTTCAATCTTCACAATTCCTCCAGCTTCAGGCAAACACGCCAGCCTATTAACACCTTCTATGGACCTGGGACAATTCAGGGATTTCTTGGCTCTGACACCGTTCGGGTAATGTGGAAACAAAAGCTGAGTCAGGACTGACTATGGATTGACCACTGCTTACAAAACAGATACAGGACAAGCTGGCAGGACCATCCTACCCTACCTCCCATAGACATTGGCCTCTTATGCACAGGCCCTGTCCCTGGAGAGACAGTCTCCATAGTGACACACAAACAAATGGATTAGCTAACCCAGAGAGGGGCTTGGGCTGTGGACttgcagctcctctgcccatgagcagCTCAGGGTTCATTTTTCTGGGAGccagaagagggggaaaaaagcaccaACTTTTATATTCTCagactgtgccaggcactttcaTAGTAATAACTTGTTTAAACCTGCAACAACCCCACACAGCAGGTGCGTTGACTAGCTAatgatacagatgaggaaactgagatgcagaCAGCAAGGGTTTGTTGAGGTCACATGTGTGGTAAGCGGTGGAGCTGGGCTGGCTTGTCAGGACCGAAGCTGTTGGTGGGCATTTGGGGAAAGGATGAAACTCATCTGGGGACCCTGGGTGCAGTCAAGCACTTCAGTTATGCAGGGTGGATAAGCAGGAGGCCAGAGATGTAGGTGGGCCTAAGTGTGTTCTCAACGTATGAGGCTTTTGGGAGTCTAATAAAACCTATAGCCTCCCTCCCCCTAGGGCCTGAGTAGTTCgcctcactctttctctctctctcactctctctctctctcctatacacactcacacaaacacacacatacccccaaAAGGGTATTTCCCAGGCAGTAATTTCATAAGACTGCCAGAAACATTGTATAATGGACTTCTGTCTTTCTGGGCAGATGCAGAATCCAAAATACACTTCCATCAATTCACTCCATTTCTGTCATCAGTTCAGAGAGACGCCAGAAAAGGCTCTCCTGCTCTTTACTCATTTTGTCCACAAGGGGACACCGCTCAGTCCTGGCCTGACTCTTGGGTGCCCCACCCGTACAAGAAGGCATGAGGCCAATTTGACTCATGCAGGTGTTTTTCACAGGagcagatattttttttaattgatttattttaattggaggctaattactttacagtattgtagtggtttttgccataccttgacatCAGTCAGTCATGGGTGTTCCTGTGTTCCCCAACCTGAGACCCTCTCCCagttccttccccatcccatccctcagaatcgtgccagtgcaccagccctgagcaccctgtctaaATCCACAGACCACATAAATGGAACCCCAATTCCCCTCCAGGCTCGGTCTAAAAATCTGAGGTCTACCGAGGACACACAAAGACCTCAGATCTCTGCAATGCTAATGGCATCTCTTCCTCAACCCAATCCTAGACCCACTTAACAAAATTTTATGTGGGAACACTCTTCTTGCCCACAGATCGGGAAACTTGTTAGCCTTAAACAGTCGTTTGGCCTAAGCCTGGAGGAATATGGGTTTGATGGTGCACCCTTTGATGGCGTCCTGGGCTTGGCCTACCCCTCCATCGGCATTAAAGGTGCCATCCCCATCTTTGACAACTTGTGGTTGCAAGGTGCCTTTTCTGAGCCTGTCCTTGCCTTCTACTTGAACAAGTAAGTCTGAGCTAGACAGTCCCTCTCCAAATTAGTTGTAAGATGCTTTCAGTTGCATGAAAATTATGCAACAATTGATACAGAAGTATGCTGAGAGATGATCTAACCCAGGATAACTATGGCCCCAGGCCCCACCTGGCTTTACCACTGGCTTttataaacaaagttttattggTACACAACCAGGCTCCTGGACGCAAGACCTAGGGCTTGGAGTAGGGGGTGAGCAAAAAGGAAAACTAATGCAAGGTGTCAGGATACGAGTTGTAAGAAAAGGCAACAGGATTTGCTGATAAAGTTGACatggaaggaaagagaggaatgGTGGAAATCTTTCCTTCCTCACTAACATTTCACTGGGCACCCAGGACCAGCTAAACAATTTGCAGGAgccagtgcaaaatgaaagagTGGGACTCAAAACAAAAGTGTGGAATTTCTTTTTCAACAACTATTGGAAATTTCAAGACAGGGAGAGCAGAGGTGAGGCCCTGCTGAGTGTGGGGCCCAATGGACAGCATAGGTCACAGGCCAGTGAAGCCAACCCTGAATGACTTGAAGCAACACCCTAGTGCTTCAGGCCTTGGTTTTTCTGAAAAAATACAGACTGGACAAGGGGGAAGCCAAAAGCCTTCAGCACACTGTCCTCTGAGAGATCTGACCACTCAGGTCGCAGGAGGTCCAGGGCCTCTTCTGAAGACTGAGTGGATAGAGACCTGCCAGGTGGCCCAGGTTCTAACCTCCTCTGTGCCACTCATTAGCCAACGACCAAGCTCAGTCTGGTTCTCAATCGCTCCTAGACTCGATTTTTGCATCTGTACATGGGGACCTTATCAGGGCCTTGGTGGGTGGACAAGCACACCTCTCAGACAGTGCTGTTGTTACTGTCCTCCAAGGATCCCTGCCCCCTCTCTGTAGATGCAAGCCGGAGGGCAGTGTGGTGATGTTTGGTGGGGTGGACCACCGCTACTACAAGGGAGAGCTCAACTGGATACCACTGTCCCCAACTCGCTACTGGCAGATAAGCATGAACCGGTAAGCCTCTCCCTCTAAGGATCACCCCAAGTGATGCTCCCACATCTGTAcgtggacacagacacacaaatgcaCTACCAGACACAGTCAACAGACATACACACCAACCACAacgacacagacagacacacaggcacacatacaaAGACACTAGTAGGCACATATAAACGTGCATGACCAGCCAGAGacacacaagtacacacacaGAGCCACATATGAatacacagagaaacacagaaacacacagatacacaaatcaCCCATGGGTTCATAATCACTCCCAGGCCTCCTGACCAGGGCTCTGAACAGGGTCCATCACACGGTCCAGAGAGGCCTGTGCAGCTGCGGGAGGACCGCACCCGAGTGTGAGGTGGGAAGCACGGTTATAGGACTTTACAGTGTGGTGAAAAGAGGATCAGGGAGAATTTGCTCAGCCTGAAAAGAGCTGTGATAACATGACCCACTGTGGAGGGCTACACGGGGCCAAGGAAGTTCTCAGTACAGATAAagcgaagtgaagttgctcagtcgtgtccgactctctgggaccccatggactgtagcctaccaggctcctctgtccatgggattttccaggcaatagtactggagtggaggccatttccttccccaggagatcttcccgacccagggctcgaacccgggtctcccacattgtagacagacgctttactgcctgagccaccagggaagtacagatAAATGTCAGGTTAAAAACAGGGAAAGTCCTGAAGAAATGGGGAAAACTGGCCTCCTTAGGGAGAAGCTAGCCAGCAGTGGAGAGAGGTTGAGCACAGTCTTGGGACCCAAAAGCGACTCATaaaaagagataccccacgtccctGGGCTCACAGTGGGGCAGGGAATATGACAGAGAATCGGGAAGGTGGGAACCAGGAGTGGCTTGAGAAGGAGAGGCAATAATTGATGAGATTCTGTGTTCGACCCTCAGATAAAAGCTTACCTGTCCATTGAGGTTCTGTGTCTAATCAGGTATCACCTGGTCAGGGTCTCAGGGTCTGAGCCCATTGAGGAGGTGCTACTCAGAGACACCCCCTCCCAGGGCAGCCGGTCTCCTCCACCCCTATGAGAATCTGCTGCCACAGGGACCTCCATCTTCACAGTGTGTTTATCCCATTGTTGGTGAGACATCAGATATACCTCTCTGGACAGTCTTCATTATTTTCACAgccttcattcactcattcaatagACAAGCATTGTgcatctactgtgtgccaagctaTTTAGGGAGGCAATGAGAATAAAACTCGCCCTCACATCTAAGAAGGCAAATGTACAAgaaatgacacacacacagagtgaactGTCACTTTGGTACATGCTAGACCTGAGGAAGGGTCTACAGAGAGTGACCAAGACAGGAGACTGATATACACCAGGGGAAAGATATCCCTGAAACCGTGACAGTTAAGCTGGGATCTGGAAGATGAGGAGAAATTAGCTAGTCAGAGGGGAGGGGGCTCTTCTAGGAAGGAAGACCAGCATGGTGCAAGGTATTAAGGAGCCTGGtgtattcaagtactgcattcacACATGTCAAGGAACGTGCTGTGATCAGAGCAAAGGAAAGGTCAGGGCAAGAGATGAAGCTCTGTCCAGGAGACAGCCagggaggggcagctgtgagggGGCCTTCCACATGACCCTGAGGCCCGCTTTGTCCTACTGTCTCAGCATCAGCATGAACGACAATGTTGCTGCTTATTCTCGTGGGTGTCAGGCCCTTTTAGACACTGGGACATCAGTGATCCATGGCCCAACAAGACTGGTCACCAACATCCACAAACTCATGAACGCCAGGCAGAAGGGTTCTGAGGTAAAGGGTCATGCCACAGGGTCACTCCCAGTCTCCCCACATAATAAGGATTATCTGGGCCAACCACTCTCCTTCTCTCTAACAGTATGCGGTTTCATGTGATGCTGTCAAGACCCTGCCTCCTGTCATCTTCAACATCAATGGCATCGACTATCCAGTGCCCCCTCAAGCCTACATCATCAAGGTGAGGGGCCATCCCTGAGGGTTGCATCTCTAAATTGGGGTGTGCAGGAACCCTTGGGCTACTGCTGGGAGGAGGGCACCCTCTGCAGGCCAAGCCACAACTTGCAGATGCTGCTGAACCCCTATGGCTGGGCCAGCACCTCCCACAAAATCAACCACTTGAGAGCAGAGGACAGTCTGGGACATCCATCCTCCTGAAATAAATGTGGAGACACCACTCCGCGATGACATGGTGGGAGTCACAAGGAGAGGGGAAACACTAAGGGCCTCTGCCCTCATAGGTCTTCAGTTCAACTGGAGCCCTCAGATGCAGGAACTCGGAAAATCAGTTCTAGGGATCCCTAAAATAGGACATGTGACAAGGGGGGTTGGCTGGTGGCAGTCCCTGTGTGTGCTCCCACCATAATGATTAACAGTCTCCCTTTCCTTCTTGAAACTGTCCCGGTTACAATAAATTACATGGCTACCATGGACCTTGACTGCAACTTCCCCTTGCTAAGTCCCAATTCCCGCTCTGTGAGTCAGGCTACCCGACCCCTCTGTGGGGAGGTTGGATGCTAAGGTGACTAAAGGCTGCACAGTCACTGCTCAGCCCTGACACAGGGTGGAGGCTTCACGTCAGGTCCCTGTGGGAGTTCAGAGCAGGCTGTTGGGCACAAAGAAGGCTTTGACAAAGAGAGGGAATTGCAGTAATTCTAAAACCCCTGACTCATGGTGCCATAGGGAGGCCTGCTTGGGTCTAGGCAAATCTGCCCTGGGTTCCATGCAAATGGCACCCCGAGGTGCTCTGCAAAGGAACCCTGGGGACTTATTAGGGGTGTTGAGGGCTATGGACTGACCGGTGGGGATGGAGACCAGAATAAGTCACCCAGCCAAGCCTGGAGTGGCCAAAGGCTGAGTGTGGGTCCAAATAGGCTTCTCAGAGGGCCTGAGCAAAGGCTTAAAGAACGTGTTGTGAGCACTGATTTGAATGTATTTAACATGCATAACCAACAGcgagctactgtatagcacagggaacactgctcGATCTaaggtggcagcctggatgggaggggtgtcTCTGGGACAaggacatgtatatgtatgactgagtccctttactgtccacctgaaactcagaatattgttaatcaactatactccaaaacaaaattaaaagttaaaaagaaccGGTTTGGGGGACGCAGGAGAAGAGCAGGCATTCTCTGCAGAGAAAACAAGGAGCAGGAGTCagaaggagagaaacagagagggtgaggagaacTAGGAGGCActcttgttcttttctttaaacatGTATTGCAGTAGAGCTGATCTCCAGCCTTGCCTTAAGTTCTGCTGCACCGCGAAGTGACTTAGCTGTACatagacaaatatatatattctttttcattagtcaataaatactgaatacagttccttgCTCTAGAAGTAGGACTTTGTTGCTTATCATTCCTCTGTATATTACTTTGCATCTGAtcattccaaactcccaatcctatcctcccctccccacattcCTGCCATATTGCAACCACATGTCATAGCCCTTTTTGGTTTTGGATGAACCCTCATATCCCCAACTGCTGAGAAAATCACCTGATGCTTaccaaaagagggaaataaaaccaAGAAGTATGCCAGGTCTGGATATTGAGGAGGGAGTCACAGGTAAGTACACAGGCTGACGGGTGTGTCTCTCTAACTCCCCAAGGCTCAAAACTTCTGCCTTAGCATCTTCCATGGCGGCACAGAAACTAGCTCTCCAGAGACCTGGATCCTGGGTGATGTCTTCCTGAGACAGTACTTCTCAGTTTTTGATCGAAGAAATGACAGAATTGGCCTGGCTCCGGCAGTGTAAATGCTTGGATTGGTTCAGGAATCAATCAGGCTGCTCctaacacacactcactcactctagGGCACTCCTGCCCAGCGATGCTGGTGAACTGTGTTTGGTGCCCTGCAAACTCTATTCTcagtaaagaataaaatgtttCACTCTTAATAGTGCTAAAACAAATGGGTGCCTCTTTTGGGGTCTGGCAGGTGTGTCATAATCAGGGAGGCTCTAGAACCAAGTCTGAACCACAAGTGAGAGGAACTCAACTCCAGCTGGTTTCAAGGAAAGGGGAGACTTTTCAGAAGAACACTGGAGATCCTGTACATAGGAACCAGAGCAGATAGAAAGATCTCAGTGACTGGACCCAAGAAATCAGAAGTCATCAGTTCTCTCTTTCTGACCCTCgctctttcccctctctcttctttGATGGTCTTAGCCTAATAACCTTCTTCCTTAAGGCTTCTACACCTAGTGAGGGAGTCCAAAGCTACCTGCCCCAGGGTTTTTATATTCCCAAGGCATCTTAACTCATAAGGAAAGAAGCTCAGAGACATCAGGGTCCAAGGGAGTGCTCTGAATGGCCCAACTAAGATCACATGTCCAACCCTGGATAAACCATCATGGCAGGGTCATAGGGTCCTATGAGTGGCTTTACATGGTCATCTGGCCCTGACCCAGCAGCAAACATGATTGACAGTTTCCTCCAGAACTTAATAACTGGAGCTGGCAGGAGGCAGCCCTGAGGATAGTGGTTGGGGGATGGTCTAGATCAGGGAAGAGTTTATGATGATGCCAACTCCACTGCCTCCTCATTCAGAGGGATTATGAGgggtaatgaaaatattctattcaTCACATCTTAGATGAACATTGGCAGTGGGGTTCTGCTCCAGGGGGTTCTGGGTGAGGCCCCTCACACTGAGATGGCTCTCCTTTGTCCCGCCACCTCAGTTACCAGCTCACTGCCACCCATACCTGCTGTGACCTTTCCAGTCCCATTTCCCATGTGACAGCCCCTGTGGATCCCTGAGccatccccctcctccagggtccAGCACATCCCTTCCTTGGCCTCCAGTGCTGTAGGGAAAAGGTGTCACTCATGTAACGGTGGACCAGGGTGCACAGAGTgttcagcctctctgagcttcctccAGGGCCAGAGTTACAAACTATTTGGTTGTGAGCTGCCATGGACTGGCACCTTGGGAGTAGAAGTATCACTTCTTTCTACCTGGAGACCCTAGGTAGAGGACAGTAGGGGTGAGAGATGCGGGGAGACTCAggtaatggaagaaaatgaaaagaagggaTAAAGTAGAAAACATacctgccgggggccagcgtgaggaattccgcccatggcaaaggtcatgaggaaggaggcttggcatacgcaaaggcgtgatcaagcctcaggaaaccccctgttcccgagcatctaaccccaaagccagagtctgttttacgctctcacctacacctctgactttacggggggctctcccccataaccgtttctctcggagatgcacctccaaggcaataaaaattcctgggcgtgacaagagtgtttcagcttacggactcctctgaaggttatctagcccacctgtataggttcgtccggccacatgtgattgtttatagcctcccaatctgagaggcacgagatgttttagacttactaaaggcaattTCTCTtgtggagttagaaattattagtatgatgggttggttaggaattatattggtgaaggttttttcatttgttgtgtcaataattgctgctaattccctgctctgggtgggacaaggatgtctcaggtcaaacctctctgctgacagactagcttgtgtgacaggattatccatactcctgccacatgattgtttactacctctcaaccataaacagcacagagagttttggagtattttgagtcttaattagcatagggctttttcttcttgttgagtcaatgattgccgccaggcctctgtatccttaggcacctgggaatatattaatcaatgtattttgaatatagcaaaagaaatatagtagtttttgatgttagcaatactagactttttgagttaatggattttctcttttgtaatagatcactgtactttgttatatatcactgtgtccttgctatggaaaaatgtaactttatcatatcttaagactaaacagatcttaaggggagcattggtgaaaggattttcatttgttgagctgatgtttgctgctaaatctccatgtcccctacccttataatgaatataactaacatatatgaaaaataagtattaacctttatgcatatagaagaaataagtattaacctttaacattaatcctgttaaccttgggttaaataaattcctttcttgattgtaactcactacaccctcaccctataggaatgtaactttatttggagggtggtgcctggtttaagaaaaaacacccttggaagaaacaagttttttggctatcagaaagaaaggatcataaaatgtcagcaggtctcactcatggccagaagatgatgtaccttttctatacatttatgtgaagcacctgattttgataaaggtcaggactgctgacccccgcgtgactctgtattcatccctatgtgtaacaaaaggtatataagcaaacccca
Coding sequences within it:
- the LOC138082667 gene encoding pregnancy-associated glycoprotein 2-like — its product is MKWLVLLRLVALSECIVILPLSKMKTLQETLREKNLLNNFLEEQAYRLSKRDSKIATHPLRNYLDMAYVGNITIGTPPQEFQVIFDTGSADLWVPSISCVSPACYTHKTFNLHNSSSFRQTRQPINTFYGPGTIQGFLGSDTVRIGKLVSLKQSFGLSLEEYGFDGAPFDGVLGLAYPSIGIKGAIPIFDNLWLQGAFSEPVLAFYLNKCKPEGSVVMFGGVDHRYYKGELNWIPLSPTRYWQISMNRISMNDNVAAYSRGCQALLDTGTSVIHGPTRLVTNIHKLMNARQKGSEYAVSCDAVKTLPPVIFNINGIDYPVPPQAYIIKAQNFCLSIFHGGTETSSPETWILGDVFLRQYFSVFDRRNDRIGLAPAV